The genomic window gcgggcggcaatcaaatgtccGTGCactaactcatgaaccgttcaaccaaagcttttaaaattttaatattttgttactgacaactaaatgaaggtcaagttcaataatggcgattttgacttttaccgttcaggagttatggttcttgaaaaagattgaaaaatggtttttccagtcgtgtccgtgcatttacgcatgaactgttctaccaaagcttcccaaattttaatatgttgttactgatgacaaaatggaggtcaagttcaataatgacgattttgacttttaccgttcaggagttatggttcttgaaagattgaaaaatggagtttccagtcgtgtcagTGTATTTACActtgaactgttctaccaaagcttcccaaattttaatatgttgttactgatgacaaaatggaggtcaagttcaataatgacgattttgacttttaccgttcaggagttatggttcttgaaagattgaaaaatggtgtttccagtcgtgtccgtgcattttctcatgaaccattcaatcaaagcttttgaaatttttatatgttgttactgatgacaaaatagaggtcaagttcaataatgacgattttgacttttaccgttcaggagttcttgaaagatcgtaaaatggcgtttccattcactttattgcatttactcatgaaccattcaatctaagctgttcagtcaaattttaatatgttgatactgatgacaaaatggaggtcaaatttgatattgacgattttcactttcaccattcatcagtaatggttcttttgatattgccaggacacaaataaatgttaataaatccggtttgctgtcgttgtgacagcctcttgttttagtaattagtattgtcatctgataaagtcatgtcgattataagatactaagttttctctgctttcaaatcttcctgtttgaacccgtcgacctggaacttattaattattggtaatattaattatttggaaaacaaaaggtcctggctatccaggaatggagtatttttttatcaacagcattgtcctatattagttatcttagaaagtcttgatgattgctgaataaaactacaatagggaacaatttgacaatgattgaatttagtagtgtcatccctttgattatgacccgtgtatataacaaaatcctaaatacaccgtttggtggtgcgcctgtcaaatgcggaacgtacagataaggtaatagctaacaggtgaatatactattggtatcggtatcggattcgacccggaacttgtaaattattggcaatattaattatgtggaaaacaaaaaggtctggagtggtgtaatttttaatctacaccattgtcctatgttagttatatatagagttgaattctttgatttgtcgtttttacccgatgacggctgacaaattggacctcgtaattttagtattatagataaaaatatgcaattgaaaaaaacacaatattttttttagtatttaagcAGTTTGGCTTATGGCTTTTGTTTGCATACTCAACAAAAACGTATTATATGTTTTACAATGTCGAAGGTAGGAAAATCCTGAATGTTATTTTACGACCAACACAGTATTGTACTGGTCATTTTTCAGATTATCAGACTGCAAAATTATAATGGGTCAATAATGTTGGATTGTGAGGAAGATTTCTACTGCATAGACTTCAAAATAGATGGAATATGTGTGAACGTCAAAAAGTTATAGTCATTCATCCGACAACATACTAAAAAATGTTCCAAGCGATAGAATACCCCTTCCTCCTCGAATACATACATAAACACATACGATGTACTACCAACTTAATCAATCACCTTTCTGCGATTTTGCTATTCCACGGAGACAGACATAACGGCTGCTTTTGTAACGCTCATCTTCTAAATTTTTCAAGTTGTATgttgaagaaaacaaaataaaataaatgttatatctaTACCTAAAATTTTACACAGAACTTATGAattaaataatattctttttattactatttatttatgtatgtaaaaaCTGTACTTAGACGAGGAAGATGACGGATGCCATATATGCGTTAAGATCGGTTTACACCGAAGCACCTGAAATCACTCCCGCTATTTTACTGAGGGTTAATGTTACCCAGTCTTTGGTTTTCAATGtggttttgtgtactgttgtatGTATATTAACTcaatatagataccaggattgacattttatatttaaaaaagactcatcagtgacgctcgaattaagaAATGTTAAATAGgacaaataaaatacgaagttgaaaagtAACTAACTCTATTCCTGAGAGAGAACTGCcttaatttttcaaaacttcaaagtATTACAAACAGTTAATGAATCATGTGTATGTTTGTGTTCTCTTTGTTTTAGCCTtgtcattgtcaatttatttcataCCTATCAGTTGCATGCCTCTTTGGTATCATTTGCCCTTTTTGTTCagtgtacatgtaaatatttcaaaaattgatattttttttccaaatcttTAAAATCATAGAGTAATAAAAAATGGTTTTTCACTGTAAAAGAGTAAAGTGTCAATAGAatagaaatttgaattaaaaaaactgATGATAACACATACATACAAAACAAATTATGTAACAATTtaaatttgcatatatttatttatagcggATTGGGAATCAAGTTTTGCATCTTATATAattccctttccactttgcgggtgcgagtgctgccttgtagcggcattagccttcttttttttcaaaatcgacaagggtgtcttttacgtacAAGAGACTTGGTTCTCTCGTAACAcggatcagccatttatcgtccccttccgacggactttcaACGTTTTCTCAAGACCacactcgcaaatggtgtcaagagaGAGCCAAAAAATCAGTCTCTGAAATTAACCACCCGGAACGGGAATCAAACAAGAAACCTTTGTTTTAGTATTTTGATGAACTAACCACTACACAACGGCTCTCCTCATTAATGCAACAATGAACAAGATACTAAACACATACCTAAAAATAAACAGTAGCCTACCTACCTGTACTTCTATTTGATAAGATAGTTCTTTATTACAGACGATCACACAACGGCGATAATGTACCAAGATAACTAATCACAATAAATTGACATTATAATGATTTAATTGTCACAAACTCATGTAATGTTTTCAAATGTCAATTACTTTATTATCaattattctaaattaaattTAGATTATTGTATATTTTAATGAGGAAAATTATCATTCCTGTACTACAAGTTATAACCTTTATATCAAATGATTAATGTTAACATCGACAACGAATCGGAAAGATAGTTTAAGAGAAAAAaggatatgattgccaatgagataaatcTCTAGCAGGAACTACATGGCATGAAATATACAACATTTATGGTGTTTTATAACTCTGATGAAGAATTCATCagctagcattttttttttttatttctacgaAATTacatttatctttctttttaaaGCTCGTTTTCTGTAATTGGAAAGACAAATAAAACTACGCAATCGTTATTACGGTAATGTATGTGCCGTGTTTCTAGCAAAGAGTACACACGATGACCTTTTTCAAGCTGATTTAAGATTAAATGTGTGTTAAAACTGAGTTTTCTGTGCGTAtatatgtgtgtttgtttttcataCATTGGCAATAtgtggctagaggtatagaggactgttgaaattacaaaaaaaaacatgttttaccccgccgcatAGTTGCCCCTGTCTCAAGGAACATTTGTCCTTTGTTAAtctaatatgtttatattttaatttttatatatcaaaagaaGAGGCGGtatgttgccaatgagacaactctccacaacagaccaattgatacagaaattaacaaatatgagTCATCgtttggccttcaacaattagcaaaccccataccgcatagtcagctataaacgtccccgaaatgacaaatgtcaaataattcaaacgaaaaaaactaaaggcctaatttatgtacataaatgaacataaaaaatgtgtaacacagaaacagacgacaaccactgactcaCAGGCTCCAGATTTTGGACCGGGACATACACAGAATGTGACGGcgttgaacatgttagcgggatacaaaccctccccctaacctgaaacagtggtttattattttgaacataaatttggacgtcatttttcttgtttgaaaggATAAGCATTTGTCATTCCTTTGACTTTaaaagctgactatgtggtataggctttgcactttgttgaaggccatacgggggtctataattttaaatttcagtgTCACGTTGTctgttttgaagttttgtttcattggaaatcattccacacctttttgttttaattataaaaacaaaggcAAATACAAAAGCACAAGAAAACAATTTAACACATCACAATACTAACAACCGAACAATGGACAGTATGcacttccatgttaaaaaaaaacaaaaaaaacataagcaaCTCCGAGAAAATCTCAATACGAATATATCGTGTGGTGTTGAATATATAATTATTCTTCGATTTTTCAATTTGAGTTAAATAAGGTTCTTTTTCATCAGAATTGTCATTGAATGGTTctataaatgatgcttttatgACATGACATCAGTAGTTGTTACGAAAACAAGGTTCTTTTTCATCAGAATTGTCTCCGCAATCATCTTTTCCATCACAAAACTCAGTAATGTAAACACAGTTCCCATTATCACAGTAACGCTGTCTGAATGCACATTCTTTGGCTGTAATAAAGAGCAAAACATCAATTATGAACAAACAATTCTGTTATTGTATACAAAGATTTAAAGGATCAAATTCATATGAaacgatttttttcataaaatgtataGCACCAACAAAACTAAGTCCTGTTGTCTATTACGAATCGATAATGTAATATTGACAAATACTGTCATTCAATGATTGATGATAGCAATcaagtaataacattaacggtaccattttcctgcaccagatgcgtatttcgacaatacatgtctcttcagtgatgcttgtggccaaaatatttgaaatccacaTTCGAGTTTGAATCCGAAGGTTTCTTTAAACgttattattgaaatatttacagAGAGCACGTGGAGCTTGTGACGAATAAGTGAACAGAAAtagttatgataaaaagaattATATCTTCAATATGTTCTaatctgtttataaaactttaccATAACAGTTGAACAATGAAATGTtgtattacattttgttttgtgaGAAGCAGTTATATACCGTCcacttgtttacatttttatcatgAGTTTTCATAAacaaacagaacacaaaaaaaaaaaaaaaaaaaaacttccgaTGCACGTAACAATCGTATTAAAccatttatatttatcaaaaagaaGAAGAGGAGTTTGAAAGAGGCACAACTGATTGATGAGAATGAGAACAGGTATAATTGGACACTTTATTGGGAATAgaacaataaaatttgttttctgaaaataaaattgaaattacgTAGAAGttacaacatcaaaagttcatctttttgttttattgtgtttttttgttttcttttggtgAGTGAAGCTTTTATTATTGTAACCTAAATTCGTCGCCACTAACACCCTCGTTACAAAAAGTCTATAGAATAATATTTACGTTTTAGTTTATTACATATTACATTGTAcataaatcatatgaaaaaaatgtgcaGATAACTTTATATTTTTGGTGGAATAGTGTACAAACAGTTGAAAGAAACATATCGGTACACTATACAAAAATCAAAGAAACACTATCGATTTACTGTACTACTGATGTTTTAAGCTactaaaggtataaaaataagtTTACACATTGTGTTTTCGAACATTGACCTTTTTTGGAAAAGGTCAAGACTGCATATACATCTGAAATATCAGTTTCTTCGATAAATATTATTTAACAATGGGGATGAAATTAAAAAGCTACATTTTTATCCACTTTAGGTGAAGTGTAGTATAAAATGTATACACTGAAAGAAGAACTATATTTGCACAAAGGTTACAGTAGCAAATTGACATGTTATATCATTAGTTTCAATTGAAGATACCTGAATTATTTTTAACGTTTCCaagtgatttttttcaaatttaaaaattcacATGCACGAAACATGGTCTTAATAATTCATGATATACCAACTTTTACAGATATTAAATGCCTCATCCGATCCATCATAACAATCCCGTCTTCCATTACAAAGATAGAGATATGGAAAACATTGTAAATCATCAGCACATTTTAGGTCAGTACTTGGACATGTGTGATCTGAAAATAagaaagaataaaatattttattacattggttgcaatgaattacttTGATTTTCCAGTTGAATAAAACCGATaatcacatgtgaaataaacgtagttatttcactctctgacgtcatacaacaataggcgttgtcaagacgtcgataacggcggatcaaaacaaatggtgaaaaaaagatatagttccttacatgttttacactaattaaaaaaaaaaggcatttgCCAATgtcataaaaagaataactaatcaaagaattcaaatatcgaaaaatattcaactcgtgaccgaccAACCctaataattaactcatgcgctacgtgCATTTGTGAATTactgtgttgttcggtcactcgttgaatatttttctctatttgaattcttcgattagttattctataaatatatttttcgagATACTATaatcttaaaacaaaaaaaaaagatccaGACTATCAAGATTTAATTTCTTACGTTAATGAGTTTGTGTAGCTACTTTCAAAAAATTCaacacggaaagtccctaatcaaatggtaaaaaaaaacgtCAAAGAGTCTATTAAAAGTCGATATCCGTTTTAATCAATTGTAAACATGGTTACCGTCCGAAAATTTTTCAAGTTTCTATTACACGTTAACAGCGGGAACCTTTTATTTTGTTTGGTATATCACTTTTCTTTTTGACTTCGAACAAGCCCAATATGATTATTCCTGTTTCAGATCCTTATTGTTCAGTGTAGAAAAGACACTATCTATTTTATACATTCTTATGATATATCTATTCCTGActcacaaacaaaaaaatcatcatagataccaggattaaaaatttataaatacactGAATATCAATAGCACTGCAAGACAAGATAAATTTGTCAATATAATAATATTGTTTTGAATCACcaatatctggtttttttttaataaagtgaCTATTTGCACATATCTTTGACAATATGTTCTCTAGTGGTTAAGTTTTAGAGCATAATCACACGTTTTGGAGACAAATAATTATAGTCAGGAGTCTCAAACTCTTAAACTCAATATTTGGTAAGTTGCAACATATGTCTATAAACAATCGTTTAATATCGTTACAAGAAAATTAAGGAcaacatatacaatataaaaaaaaatcaatcaataattGGACCAAGGGAGCAAGAGACGTGCCCCTATTCACCTCTGTCTTCctcacatttgttttttaatttgtgtaACTTGTAACACATGCTTCAGTTTAACTCACATATATTTTAGAATAATGGTAGCTTTTGAAAACTTTTTGCTtgaaatatcagaaaaaatatattcattataaaaaaggtcaaaaaaaacatatagaccCGCGAGACcccttaagggggctcgcgggtctaaaccattttttatatttaatataggatttctctatatttttctataaatgaactttatcttatacctaatagaaaaataaaataaaataatggggtcaccgttcatttacgctcacaatctgccttcgaaagaagcatacattttgtttatgtccttttttctgttgaactaatagcagaaatagcggtaatatcgaaataaaaaaagaactaaattacagaaatcgctaaaattttacaattatttagtttatgtacagcttcttcgaaaacaacaataaaaaatataggtcaccgatgagttaaaaaagatatttcaattttaatgccaaaaaaatggcatttttgcaccaaagggagataatttggagcattttcaatgatatctacattttaaaagtcacctggggccaacacgaattgattttttggaatgatttttgtaccacatgataaagtaaaaactactaaaggtaataaataaaatttgtaataaaaaataaatgttgaatttttttctgaaaatcattatacccgcgagcctccttaaatgtgCAAATATTGTATTCTGCCTACATATATAGAATTAATGGAGAAGAGAATGAAATTAATTTTTTCATTCTTCTAGAGATGACTGTAAAAGGTTATCTGTATAAACAGTATATTTACCTGTAATACTTTGAAACTACAccaagtctttactattttgtgtaagcataagctaaaaaaaatcatattgcccagtaatgcccagtATTACcaatttctgggagtattgcccagcccaggaAAACCATAGTTTTCCAACCCAGGAATTCTCGGGCTGTGAACACTTTGCCAACTCTGTCATAGACAGAATAAACTATAACAGTCAtgcattaaatgaaaaaaaatcaacgttaaggaagttcgctgctcagtttcaaaataaatagcttttcataagacttatatatattgataggggatagGTTGAggaatagaaaaataataaaaaatatggaggtcaatgtgcttgttttagAGATATTAGCCATTATAATTTTGGCGGGGAAattttctctcttgaattttcatagctttatcgTTGAccatttaaaattatcaaaatctattaaaaaatgaataagaattTAAATGAcgtttacaaatggcttataactATAcaagtaaaagatttataaaaagagatATGGGGGTTCataggcatttaaaaaaaatattcattgaacAAACCATAGGATTCCGTAtctgacaaaaatttcaaaacatgacgagCAAACGTCCTTAAATATTGTACAATGTCTTACTTCTACAAATATCCTCCTGTTCGTCAGATCCATCAACACAATGTACTGTTTCAGCATCACATTGTTCCCAATCATATATACACTGGATCTGATCAGCACAATGCACCTGCCAACCTGAACACGAACGCCCTGtgtgaaaaaatatatgaaagtttCTGGTATATGGTAAATTCAAAactaactatatatatacaaagtacgTTTAACCTATAATTGAGCTATGCTAAAAATTACTCTGAATTCCACTGAACTCTTTTAAATCTTGAAATATTTGgtttgaaaatcaaaattgacaaagaaatgaaataaaaacagactaaaaatttatgtcttttaaaaaaaatgaaaaaatttaaTGAACTTAACAGTTGTGATAATCAATTCATTATTTATGAATTTAGAATGTGTTGATATAATACATAAGAAATTATCACTTAGatacttttaaaagttaaaaggCATAAAATTAGGTTTAGCATTTGAAATATGTTAAATGTTGTTTATCAATATCGAATTTAGAACATTCAGAATATTATCTCTACATGTACAACAAAGATAAGTTTGTTTTGATCATTTTTTGAGATCATCAGACTGCAAACCACAATAGGACAACACTGTTAATGGTTGAGGAATACTTTTACCTTAATGATAACTCCAATGATACACATGAATATATGTGAAAGACGAAAGCTGATCAAACAAAATAATAAGCATTAGTCAGAACGATAGAACACCCCTCCTCTCACACACAAATAAACACATACAATGTAATACCATTAAATCACTAACCTATCTGCGATTCTACTATTCCAAGGAAACAAAAAATAACAGCTGCTTTTGTAATGCTCATTTTCTATACTTGACAAGTTGTacgttgaagaaaaaaaaatgaaataatgttatattataccaaaaaatacacattaa from Mytilus galloprovincialis chromosome 5, xbMytGall1.hap1.1, whole genome shotgun sequence includes these protein-coding regions:
- the LOC143074503 gene encoding uncharacterized protein LOC143074503 — translated: MSITKAAVIFCFLGIVESQIGRSCSGWQVHCADQIQCIYDWEQCDAETVHCVDGSDEQEDICRNHTCPSTDLKCADDLQCFPYLYLCNGRRDCYDGSDEAFNICKTKECAFRQRYCDNGNCVYITEFCDGKDDCGDNSDEKEPCFRNNY